The Vibrio azureus genomic sequence ATTCTTTTGTGGCACAAAAACCATTAATGTCATAATATAAATGACATACCCTAAAAAGTCATAACCTAAAAGTCATAGAAAGGACATTATGTACATATTTGGATACCTCAGAGCATCAACAAGTGAGCAAGATGCAGAAAGGGCAAAAGGCGCACTTTCTCAGTTTGTTGAACAAAAAGGCATGCGAGTTGCTGCATGGTATGTTGAGCAAGAATCTGGTGCATCTCTGCAAAGACCTAAATTACTGCAATTACTTAATGATGCTCAAAAAGGAGATGTGATCATCATTGAGCAGATAGACCGCCTTTCACGTTTAAATGAAGCGAGTTGGTCTAAATTAAAGGAAATGCTGTACAAGAAGGAATTGAAAGTCATTAGCCTGGATTTACCTACCAGTCATATTGCCCTGGCTCCAGAAATTTCTGATGAATTCACCAACTCGATGATCAAGGCCATCAACAACATGATGATGGACATGCTGGCCGCGATTTCTAGAAAGGATTATGAAGATAGACGCCGCCGCCAAAAGCAAGGCATCGAGAAGGCCATGAACGAAGGGAAATATAAAGGGAGGAAACCTGACCTAGAACTGCATGAAAAAATCTACAAGCTCAGAGTCGATAACCAAATGAGCATTAATGAGACGG encodes the following:
- a CDS encoding recombinase family protein; amino-acid sequence: MYIFGYLRASTSEQDAERAKGALSQFVEQKGMRVAAWYVEQESGASLQRPKLLQLLNDAQKGDVIIIEQIDRLSRLNEASWSKLKEMLYKKELKVISLDLPTSHIALAPEISDEFTNSMIKAINNMMMDMLAAISRKDYEDRRRRQKQGIEKAMNEGKYKGRKPDLELHEKIYKLRVDNQMSINETAKMIGVSARTVVRVVKRMKAER